The DNA window gtcagatttttcacATCAATCCCAACCAAAGTTATGTCCAGTCATCTGGTAGAACTTCATGTTGAAGGGCCTGTAGAAGTCCCGTAGCCTCTGCACCACCTCGGGGTCAATGTTGGGATGGGTGCGCCCTTTGGTTTTCCCCAGGCAGTGAGGCTTGCTGCTGCCCTCCGCTTTCTTGAGACACGGGAATCCCTTGGTCTGGTTAAAGTAAAAGTGTTTGTCCGTGATGATCCTCTTGAGGCCTAAGAAGTCCTGCACCCGGCCCAGCTCTCCAGCCGGGTCGCTGATCAGACGCTCGCCGCTCACGAACAAGATCTGGTCCATGGGGAAGTACTGCAGCCAGTTGTCCAGGTGCTTGGCGTAGATGCCGATCTGGATGGCGCTCCACGACGTGTCGATGAGCCCCGTAGTCCTGTTTTTGAAGGTGAGGCTCTCAAAAGAGGGAATGTCGGGCTTCTTGGACAGCGTCTGCGTGTAGTCCGAGATGGCTCTGGTGACCGGGTCCCTCACCACCACGATTAACTTGGTGTCCCGGGACATGGCGGAGATCCTCGCCGGAGCCTCTCTGGTCACAAAGTAGCTGGGGGTTTTCTCCATGGTGATCTGGCCCTCCAGGGTCTTCGGCATCAGCTCCCTGgaggaagaaatgaaaagaaacacaaagcaaaaagaaGGTTAGGAGAAGGGTAAGGTCTTGCATAATGTAATCAAGTTGATGGAGTGTTTGCTGCTCTGCAATCAATGACTCACTGAGCCTGTTTAGCCTTATTAGAGGGCTTGAAAACCTATTAGTGCAGGCAGCTCTCCAGCATCAACAAGCTTACTCACTCATAAGATATCTCACTTCTGACAAGGAACAGAAAAGCCCCTTATTTACAGCATTATCAAACACGAGGaaacatttacaggaatttCAGTGGGATTAAGACCTTCTCACTTCTACTCCGAGATGACTGAAACTTGCTCTTTAATAATTTCCATTGTGAATCATTATGATAAGCCTTACAAAGCATTTTTCCCCTAAATTAACTCACAGCATGTGCGAATTCCATTATCTGATGTGTCTTCCCTGAGCTAGCCTTTTCTTAAAACCTCACGGCTGGAT is part of the Acanthochromis polyacanthus isolate Apoly-LR-REF ecotype Palm Island chromosome 19, KAUST_Apoly_ChrSc, whole genome shotgun sequence genome and encodes:
- the hs3st3b1b gene encoding heparan sulfate glucosamine 3-O-sulfotransferase 3B1b, which gives rise to MEYSPVCHSLYAFWSSPVKKKLILLSIMFLIWVYMLYSCVGYCSTMPSLVVESYRGKETGSAVGKRTESGGRTDLVSRLLAKPQPWEDIESDYEEPSIRTAASRDLLNNELDPDRADDWDEMRAEQQRAPDPSAMSSFSNGSGSKKLPQAIIIGVKKGGTRALLEFLRVHPDIRAVGAEPHFFDRNYDNGLEWYRELMPKTLEGQITMEKTPSYFVTREAPARISAMSRDTKLIVVVRDPVTRAISDYTQTLSKKPDIPSFESLTFKNRTTGLIDTSWSAIQIGIYAKHLDNWLQYFPMDQILFVSGERLISDPAGELGRVQDFLGLKRIITDKHFYFNQTKGFPCLKKAEGSSKPHCLGKTKGRTHPNIDPEVVQRLRDFYRPFNMKFYQMTGHNFGWD